A single genomic interval of uncultured Desulfobacter sp. harbors:
- a CDS encoding DUF2971 domain-containing protein, protein MNNQILYKYRPYNCRSLSILKNREFYFSDPKHFNDPVDCQIGIYSALKSAVELAQKEDSTVKDKLQKLGRLEDIYAKIENDVKRSAVFSLSKEKNNVLMWSHYTESHTGFSLGFTLSKAFTEYNESNAIIGKNDVHYSEDNPFVDYFIKFAKYTQPPEWNEFWVSLLSMGLVVKSKAWEYENEVRIIRGKPGNVQFSPSELKVVIFGLNLTPKKRMKIRNILSDHEWRHVQMKEVIRKDDGFRLKVVNC, encoded by the coding sequence ATGAATAATCAAATCCTATACAAATACAGGCCATATAATTGCCGGTCTTTATCTATACTTAAAAATAGGGAGTTCTATTTTTCTGATCCAAAACACTTCAATGATCCTGTTGACTGCCAAATTGGAATTTATAGTGCTTTAAAGTCGGCAGTTGAACTCGCACAAAAGGAAGACTCGACAGTAAAAGATAAACTTCAAAAGTTAGGAAGGTTAGAAGATATATATGCCAAGATTGAAAATGACGTTAAACGATCAGCTGTATTCTCCCTCTCAAAAGAGAAAAATAATGTGTTAATGTGGTCGCACTACACGGAGAGTCATACTGGTTTTTCATTAGGTTTTACTTTGTCCAAAGCATTTACCGAATATAATGAATCAAATGCTATTATTGGTAAAAACGACGTCCACTATTCTGAGGACAATCCGTTTGTTGATTATTTTATAAAATTTGCAAAATATACTCAACCACCTGAATGGAATGAGTTTTGGGTATCGTTATTGTCAATGGGGTTAGTTGTCAAATCTAAAGCTTGGGAATATGAAAATGAGGTGCGAATTATAAGAGGGAAGCCAGGCAATGTTCAGTTTTCACCTTCCGAACTTAAAGTTGTAATTTTCGGGTTGAATTTGACACCCAAGAAAAGAATGAAGATACGAAATATACTATCTGATCATGAATGGCGTCATGTACAAATGAAAGAAGTTATTAGAAAAGATGATGGTTTTAGGTTAAAGGTGGTAAATTGTTAA
- a CDS encoding phospholipase D-like domain-containing protein — protein sequence MQTEAVFENIAERIQLEISNAKSSVFIAVAWFTNKNIFNELVKKAKSGCAIYLIISDDHINKKSSINFDFLNINSSKVFKIGNGDTELMHNKFCVIDHCNVITGSYNWSYKAEKNFENIVITNNDTTLAEQFIFEFNKIKQKYYPDSDDSQEKFSLNSIIKRLEILKNYMLLEDIDELERGTLKLKEFDFNSDIEKIILHINRNEFAEAIKRIQKFISKNQKLSIWIDPEIAALKLELKNLENQLTAFDNEKVELNKILSEFQNRHAIELGDIILEILRLRKIQFKDDKEKFEEARKDEKEYEEYFDDEQEKDICRLDKEQKDELKQKYHKATVLCHPDKFANEPAEIQKQAETIFKKLNDANAKNDLKRVTEILESLEKGILTTNKSDDLTDKDILKLTINRLKNKLQAIESEIIAIKESEPFQTIMDIEDWDDYFNQTKEKLNIELEELRAEISACQK from the coding sequence AAGGCGAAAAGCGGTTGCGCTATTTACTTGATTATTTCCGACGATCATATCAATAAAAAATCTTCAATAAACTTCGATTTTCTCAATATAAATTCTTCAAAGGTGTTTAAAATTGGGAATGGTGACACAGAATTAATGCATAATAAATTTTGTGTCATAGATCATTGTAATGTTATAACGGGGTCCTACAATTGGAGCTATAAAGCAGAAAAGAATTTTGAAAATATAGTTATTACAAATAACGACACCACATTGGCCGAACAATTTATTTTTGAATTTAATAAAATTAAGCAAAAATATTATCCAGACAGCGATGATTCACAAGAAAAATTTTCATTAAATAGCATAATAAAAAGATTAGAAATACTAAAAAATTATATGTTGCTCGAAGACATTGACGAGTTGGAAAGAGGAACATTAAAGCTGAAAGAGTTTGATTTTAATTCTGACATTGAAAAAATAATCCTGCACATCAATAGAAATGAATTTGCGGAAGCAATTAAACGAATCCAAAAGTTCATTTCAAAAAATCAAAAGTTATCAATTTGGATTGATCCTGAAATTGCTGCTCTAAAGCTTGAACTGAAAAATTTAGAAAATCAGCTAACTGCATTTGACAATGAAAAGGTCGAGTTAAACAAGATTCTCTCAGAATTTCAGAACCGACATGCCATCGAATTGGGAGACATTATTCTTGAGATATTGAGATTGCGAAAAATCCAATTCAAAGATGATAAAGAAAAATTTGAAGAGGCGAGAAAGGATGAAAAAGAATATGAGGAATATTTCGACGATGAACAAGAAAAAGACATATGCCGTTTAGATAAAGAACAAAAAGACGAATTGAAACAGAAATATCATAAAGCTACAGTTTTATGTCACCCTGATAAATTCGCTAACGAACCCGCAGAAATTCAAAAACAAGCTGAGACAATCTTCAAAAAACTTAACGACGCAAATGCAAAAAATGATTTGAAAAGAGTAACTGAAATATTAGAAAGCTTAGAAAAAGGAATCTTAACAACGAATAAAAGTGATGATCTAACCGATAAAGACATATTAAAATTAACTATCAATCGCCTTAAAAACAAATTACAAGCGATTGAATCTGAGATTATAGCTATTAAAGAAAGTGAACCATTTCAAACCATTATGGATATTGAAGATTGGGATGACTATTTTAATCAGACTAAAGAGAAATTAAATATAGAGTTGGAAGAATTAAGAGCTGAGATATCTGCTTGTCAAAAGTAA